In Carya illinoinensis cultivar Pawnee chromosome 10, C.illinoinensisPawnee_v1, whole genome shotgun sequence, one DNA window encodes the following:
- the LOC122279873 gene encoding beta-amyrin 11-oxidase-like → MKMELDVLRTIAGALLLGGWVFVFWFVKRVNEWYYVGRLGEMACTLPPGDLGLPFIGNMLSLFTSLRSGDPNSFIQSLVSRYGKTGIYKTHLFGCPSIIVCRPELCRRVLTNDELFKLGYPKSTYLISGRKSLHNVTSAEHARLRRLISAPINGHESLSMYIPLIEEAVVNSLDEWASMQQPFQLYTEMKTATFKVMAHIFMGSVNNSTFWTKEDLFGDYMKGIVSMVINLPGFAFHKALQARKELVKVLQSVLNEKRVIMTKSNQPKAKKDMIDLLMEVEDEDGQKLEDEHVVDLLLTFLAAGFNGSAITTLWAMLHLTEHPEILEKAKQEQDEIIKRRPATQKGLNLKEIKQMNYLAKVVDEMLRMTNILSIFREAKVDVPMHGYNIPKGWKVLVWTGAVHMDSETYENPKDFNPLRWDNIKTKAGAFIPFGAGSKLCPGSSLAKLVMTIFLHYFVLNYELKRLNPDAPIRYTHGPVHEDKCLVELYKIS, encoded by the exons ATGAAGATGGAGTTGGATGTGTTGCGGACGATTGCTGGGGCTTTATTATTGGGTGGCTGggtttttgtgttttggtttGTGAAGAGAGTGAACGAGTGGTATTATGTTGGGAGGTTGGGAGAAATGGCATGCACTCTCCCTCCAGGTGATTTGGGTTTGCCTTTTATTGGCAACATGCTTTCTCTCTTCACATCCTTAAGATCTGGTGACCCGAATTCTTTTATCCAGAGCCTCGTCTCCAG GTACGGGAAGACTGGTATATACAAGACCCACCTTTTTGGGTGTCCAAGCATCATCGTTTGCAGGCCAGAATTATGTCGGCGTGTCTTGACAAATGACGAGCTTTTCAAACTTGGTTACCCAAAATCCACTTATCTAATATCAGGAAGGAAATCCCTACACAACGTCACGAGCGCAGAACACGCACGTCTGCGCCGGTTGATCTCAGCTCCCATTAATGGCCATGAGTCACTGTCAATGTATATCCCGCTCATAGAAGAGGCGGTGGTGAATTCCTTGGATGAATGGGCGAGCATGCAGCAGCCATTCCAGCTCTACACAGAAATGAAGACGGCTACCTTTAAGGTCATGGCGCACATTTTCATGGGCTCTGTTAACAATTCCACGTTCTGGACAAAGGAAGATCTGTTTGGTGATTATATGAAGGGAATCGTTTCTATGGTTATTAACTTACCTGGTTTCGCTTTCCACAAAGCACTACAG GCACGGAAGGAGTTGGTAAAGGTCCTTCAATCAGTGTTGAACGAAAAGAGGGTGATCATGACTAAAAGTAATCAACCCAAGGCAAAGAAAGATATGATAGATTTGCTTATGGAAGTTGAAGATGAGGATGGTCAAAAATTGGAGGATGAGCATGTCGTAGATTTGCTTCTCACTTTCTTGGCAGCGGGTTTTAATGGCTCCGCAATTACTACATTGTGGGCAATGTTGCACCTAACAGAGCACCCTGAAATTCTAGAAAAAGCCAAG CAAGAGCAAGACGAGATTATAAAGAGAAGACCAGCCACCCAAAAAGGATTGAACCTTAAGGAAATTAAACAAATGAACTATCTTGCTAAG GTAGTCGATGAGATGTTGCGCATGACAAATATCTTGTCCATATTTCGAGAGGCCAAAGTCGATGTTCCAATGCATG GCTACAACATACCAAAAGGATGGAAAGTTTTGGTCTGGACTGGAGCTGTTCATATGGATTCTGAAACTTATGAAAACCCAAAAGATTTTAATCCATTGAGATGGGAT aatataaaaacGAAAGCAGGGGCTTTCATTCCCTTTGGAGCAGGAAGCAAGCTTTGCCCAGGAAGTTCTCTGGCCAAGCTTGTCATGACCATTTTCCTTCATTATTTTGTCCTTAACTACGA GCTGAAGCGACTTAATCCAGATGCCCCAATCCGCTATACACACGGACCCGTGCATGAAGACAAATGCCTCGTCGAACTTTACAAGATCTCATAG